A genomic stretch from Setaria viridis chromosome 1, Setaria_viridis_v4.0, whole genome shotgun sequence includes:
- the LOC117837272 gene encoding ATP-dependent RNA helicase DEAH13: protein MEDSNALILPCKRKNKGQGKAKDGKKAKEDPKMSKTKLKKLQKLEEEKRKKLLQAQSIDILQKHKISEDAYSLLHASGTIGQVETLKEKRRRAMQLSKAGLDVPEELSLFKRNGDQKFSENSDPVEHILPPKFVEPVKSEDPGRLHEKNMKNDPRKAMECQPKMDVGVSIPEPKTEEPSDNGHLLANQKIQSSIPSCSGSELNLQDKEPGQGEAAMQECINPPIVVPVSRPHEVEKARRDLPIIMMEQEIMEAIYENSIVILCGETGCGKTTQVPQFLYEAGFGTSDRADRRGMIGITQPRRVAVLATARRVSYELGLKLGREVGFQVRHDKLVGSNCSIKFMTDGILLRELQGDFLLKRYSVIILDEAHERSLNTDILIGMLSRIIKGRKNLYVDQQDKIRSGVKIKPEDMISQLKVVLMSATLQLKDFISNRRLFDVIPPAVKVPVRQFPVTVHFSKRTHDDYLGLAYKKVMSIHNRLPPGGILVFVTGQREVDYLCKKFRRASKVQTAKKPEKVDGDDNGPFPEVDDKEIFEAYDIDRNKSEHPDDIFSSYHDDDDMDPGPNSFSSDNETESELDTDTDDEESFTYETTEEDAPVLSFLKDAENSSVLKASFGALSGISGVPESVEKSSDATSEEKSSPSVSCFGKCTERMPVSHGRLRVLPLYAMLPASQQLQVFQDIPKGERLVVVATNVAETSLTIPGIKYVVDTGKEKVKNYDHATGMSSYEVQWISKASASQRAGRAGRTGPGHCYRLYSAAAYGKDDLFPEFAEPEIKKIPVEGIVLMLKFMGIHKVVNFPFPTPPNKESLVEAERCLKALEALYSHDDYDGKLTPMGKAMAQYPMSPRHSRLLLTVIKILKSQQGFARSNFILGYAAAAASALSFTNPFLKQLDESDINGESEEHNTNPEANDPCERKRRKKHNAMVREAQEKFSNPSSDALTIARALQFFELSENPVEFCRINSLHLKTMEEMSKLRKQLLRLIFHHSKFCKEFAWNSGDSDDVEQAWRNESSKRPLQMNEEELLGQGICAGWADRVARRNHTYSRASGDDRKVRAIRYQSCALNDTIYLHRSSSVAQVAPELVVYSELLSTKRLYMHGVTTIKPGWLLKYASSLCTFSAPLEDPKPYYDPVNDQVYCYVSPVFSRHNWQLPLHSLPIKDNTSRLQVFVCALLKGDVLPCLRNAKDFLALSPSFVFGPASQRRVGDLLDRMHIKQKSKIGKKLIDSRAALRDAWNADPNFLYPEIKAWYQDKFHSQFDLKWEQMHQEVLLEGHELFPKRSKKVKG, encoded by the exons ATGGAGGATAGCAACGCCCTGATTTTGCCCTGCAAGAGGAAGAACAAGGGGCAGGGGAAAGCCAAG GACGGTAAGAAAGCCAAGGAGGACCCAAAGATGAGCAAGACTAAGCTAAAAAAGCTGCAGAAATTGGAG GAGGAAAAGCGAAAGAAGCTGCTGCAGGCTCAAAGCATTGATATTTTGCA GAAGCACAAGATCTCAGAAGATGCATATTCACTGCTGCATGCTTCAGGGACTATTGGTCAA GTTGAGACTTTGAAAGAAAAACGTAGGCGTGCCATGCAGTTGTCCAAGGCTGGTTTGGATGTTCCGGAAGAACTCTCGCTATTCAAGAGAAATGGTGATCAGAAATTTTCTGAAAACAGTGACCCCGTGGAGCACATTTTGCCACCCAAGTTTGTTGAGCCTGTAAAAAGTGAGGATCCTGGTAGGTTACATGAGAAAAACATGAAGAATGATCCAAGGAAAGCTATGGAATGCCAACCAAAGATGgatgttggagtaagcattccAGAGCCCAAAACTGAGGAGCCTAGTGATAACGGCCACCTGTTGGCAAATCAGAAAATTCAGTCTTCAATTCCAAGTTGCTCTGGATCAGAGCTAAATTTGCAG GATAAAGAGCCAGGACAAGGGGAAGCTGCCATGCAGGAGTGCATAAATCCTCCAATTGTTGTGCCTGTGTCAAGACCGCATGAGGTTGAGAAGGCAAGGAGAGATCTCCCAATAATAATGATGGAGCAGGAAATAATGGAAGCTATTTATGAAAATTCTATAGTAATCCTTTGTGGAGAAACAGGCTGCGGTAAAACTACTCAGGTCCCTCAG TTCCTGTATGAAGCTGGCTTTGGCACAAGTGATCGAGCTGACAGAAGAGGGATGATTGGGATCACCCAACCACGACGTGTCGCTGTCCTTGCCACAGCTAGGAGGGTGTCCTATGAGTTAGGACTTAAGCTGGGGAGGGAAGTTGGTTTTCAAGTTCGGCATGACAAATTGGTGGGAAGTAATTGCTCCATCAAGTTCATGACAGATGGTATTTTGCTGCGAGAGCTCCAG GGTGATTTTCTGTTGAAGCGCTATTCGGTGATCATATTGGATGAGGCACATGAAAGGAGCTTGAACACAGATATACTTATTGGGATGCTTTCTAGAATTATTAAGGGTCGCAAG AATTTATATGTAGATCAGCAGGATAAAATACGATCTGGAGTGAAAATCAAGCCAGAAGATATGATCAGTCAGTTGAAAGTGGTGCTCATGAGTGCTACTCTACAATTGAAGGACTTCATTTCTAATAGGAGATTGTTTGATGTGATCCCACCAGCTGTTAAGGTACCTGTGCGGCAGTTTCCAGTAACAGTTCACTTCTCAAAGAGgacacatgatgattatttaGGGCTAGCTTATAAAAAGGTTATGTCAATCCACAATAGGCTTCCACCAGGTGGAATCCTTGTATTTGTCACTGGACAACGAGAAGTGGACTACTTGTGTAAGAAATTCCGAAGAGCGTCCAAGGTGCAAACTGCTAAGAAGCCTGAAAAAGTTGATGGCGATGATAATGGTCCGTTCCCAGAAGTAGATGATAAGGAAATTTTTGAAGCATATGATATTGATAGGAACAAATCTGAGCACCCAGATGACATATTTTCTTCAtatcatgatgatgatgatatggatCCTGGGCcaaattctttttcttctgaCAATGAAACAGAAAGCGAATTGGATACTGACACTGACGATGAAGAGTCTTTTACATATGAAACCACGGAAGAGGATGCTCCAGTATTATCATTTTTGAAAGACGCTGAGAACTCATCTGTGTTGAAGGCGTCATTTGGAGCTCTGTCAGGAATATCAGGAGTGCCGGAAAGTGTTGAGAAATCAAGTGATGCTACAAGTGAAGAAAAGTCTAGTCCCTCTGTTAGTTGTTTCGGTAAATGTACAGAACGTATGCCTGTATCGCATGGCAGACTCCGTGTCTTGCCACTTTATGCAATGTTACCAGCTTCACAGCAGCTTCAAGTGTTTCAAGATATCCCTAAGGGGGAAAGATTAGTTGTGGTGGCAACTAATGTCGCAGAAACCTCTTTAACAATTCCCGGCATAAAATATGTAGTTGATACTGGGAAAGAAAAGGTTAAGAATTACGACCATGCTACTGGGATGTCAAGTTATGAAGTCCAATGGATAAGCAAGGCATCGGCATCCCAGCGTGCTGGAAGAGCTGGAAGAACAGGGCCTGGGCACTGTTACCGTCTCTACTCAGCTGCAGCATATGGTAAAGACGATTTATTTCCTGAATTCGCTGAACCTGAGATCAAGAAAATTCCAGTTGAAGGCATTGTCCTTATGCTCAAGTTTATGGGTATCCATAAG GTTGTGAACTTTCCTTTCCCTACTCCTCCAAACAAGGAAAGTTTGGTTGAAGCTGAGCGTTGCTTAAAGGCATTGGAAGCACTTTATAGCCATGATGATTATGATGGAAAACTTACACCAATGGGAAAGGCTATGGCACAATACCCCATGAGCCCACGACATTCTCGTCTTCTTCTGACAGTGATTAAGATTTTGAAGAGCCAGCAAGGCTTTGCTAGATCTAACTTCATACTGggatatgctgctgctgctgcatcagcgTTGAGTTTTACTAATCCATTTCTCAAGCAGTTGGATGAAAGTGATATTAATGGCGAATCGGAAGAACATAACACTAATCCAGAAGCTAATGATCCATGTGAAAGGAAAAGACGGAAGAAGCACAATGCCATGGTTAGAGAGGCACAGGAAAAATTTTCTAACCCTAGCAGTGATGCTTTAACCATTGCCCGTGCCCTACAATTTTTTGAGTTGTCAGAAAACCCTGTGGAATTCTGCAGAATAAATTCACTTCATCTCAAAACAATGGAAGAGATGTCAAAATTGAGAAAGCAACTTCTCCGTTTAATATTTCACCACAGCAAATTTTGCAAGGAATTTGCTTGGAATTCTGGAGATTCTGATGATGTTGAGCAGGCCTGGAGGAATGAGTCCAGTAAAAGACCATTGCAAATGAATGAAGAGGAACTTCTTGGGCAAGGAATCTGTGCTGGATGGGCTGATAGAGTTGCAAGGAGAAATCACACCTATTCCAGAGCATCAGGAGATGATCGTAAGGTTCGAGCTATTCGTTATCAATCTTGCGCGCTTAATGATACCATATATCTGCACCGATCATCGTCTGTTGCCCAAGTTGCCCCAGAGCTTGTAGTTTACTCAGAGCTACTTAGTACAAAGAGGTTATACATGCATGGTGTAACCACTATAAAGCCAGGGTGGCTTTTAAAGTATGCCAGTTCTCTATGCACCTTCTCTGCGCCATTGGAAGATCCGAAACCCTATTATGACCCCGTGAATGACCAAGTCTATTGTTATGTTAGTCCAGTCTTTTCTCGACATAATTGGCAGCTTCCCTTGCATAGTTTACCTATCAAAGACAACACCAGTCGCCTGCAGGTATTTGTGTGTGCTTTGCTTAAGGGGGATGTCTTGCCATGTCTAAGGAATGCGAAAGATTTCCTGGCACTGTCACCATCTTTTGTCTTCGGGCCTGCCAGCCAAAGAAgagttggagatcttcttgACAGGATGCATATTAAACAAAAATCAAAGATTGGTAAAAAATTAATTGACAGCCGAGCAGCACTGAGAGATGCATGGAATGCTGATCCAAATTTTCTCTATCCTGAGATAAAGGCGTGGTACCAGGATAAATTCCATAGCCAGTTTGACTTAAAATGGGAGCAGATGCACCAAGAGGTTCTTCTTGAGGGGCATGAGCTTTTCCCAAAGAGGTCCAAGAAAGTTAAAGGCTAG